The Zymobacter palmae DNA window CATGACTATCGAAGTGCGCGGCGCTGGCCCGGTGACGCTACTGATGGCGGAATCCAGTCCGGGTAACGGCGACCTTGAACAGCAGCTGCGCGGTATCGCGCGCTGGGACGAAGACGCTGAGCTGTCGCAGGATATGTCGTTGGCGGAACTGCTGGGCAACGGTCAGATTGTGATCACTCTCGACCCGCGCAATGGCAAGCGCTATCAGGGGATCGTGGCGCTTGAACAGGACACGTTGGCCGGCTGCCTTGAACACTACTTCATGCAGTCTGAGCAGTTGCCGACGCGCCTGTGGCTGGCTGCTGATGGTGAACGCAGCGCTGGCCTGCTGTTGCAACAGCTGCCGCAGAGCGATACACAAGATGCTGATGCATGGCCGCGTCTTAGCATGCTGGCAGATACCGTGACATCGGAAGAATTGCTGACGCTGGAAGCCGAGCCGCTGCTGTTCCGTCTGTTTAATGAAGAGCAGACTCGCGTCTTCACGCCCGTTCCCGTGGCGTTTGGCTGCACCTGCTCCCGTGAGCGTTTCGCTCAGGCACTGGGCCGCATCGATCCTGACGAACTGCGCAGCATCGTGGAAGAACAGGGGCAGATCGACACGCACTGCCACTTCTGCAATACGCACTATGCGTTCACGGCTGCCGACGTTGAGTCGCTGATTGAGTCGCCGGAAGCACCATCCCCTACGGTGCACTGACGCATGATCGTACGGTTCGATCACGCACGCGCTGAGCTCAAGGCAACCGTGCCTTGAGCTGACTGGCACGCCATGTTCCCATCGGGGCATGGCGTGCTGTCATTTGGGGCTCCTTGCGACGGAAGGACAAGACGCTACCGCATAAGCCAAGACAGCCCAACCGAAGCCTAGCTTTTCTTCACGGCAGAACAGCGTAAGTAACTGCATACTGTTGCTAACGAGTACATGTCGGCTAGGCCGACCGCATTGACGCTCACCGTTGAACCTCTCACTTCAAGACATCAGGTGCTATGGACGCTACACAGACTGATACCTCCCGAATCGTTGCACAGCTGGCCCGCGAACTGGACGTCGCCGCTCAGCAGGTCAATGCCGCTGTCACACTGCTGGACGAAGGCGCTACAGTGCCGTTCATCGCGCGCTACCGTAAGGAAGTGACCGGGGGGCTGGACGACAACCAGCTGCGTGAGTTGGAAGAACGGCTGCGCTATCTGCGCGAACTGGAGGCGCGGCGCGAAACGGTGCTGGCGGATATCGACGCTCAGGGCAAGCTGACCGATGCTCTGCGTGCGCAGATTACGGCGGCAGATACCAAGCAGCGTTTGGAAGACCTTTATCTGCCGTTTCGCAAGAAGCGCCGTACGCGTGCGCAGATGGCGCGTGAAGCGGGCCTTGAACCGCTGGCCGATGCGCTGCTAGCCGATCCCGCCCTTGACCCGTTGGTGACTGCCGAGCCTTATGTGGTTGCGGCGGCGGCTATCGAAGGGGCTGATGTACCTGATGCCAAGGCCGCGTTGGACGGAGCCAAGCAGATCCTGATGGAGCGCTTTGCCGAAGACGCTGAGCTGGCAGGTGTGCTGCGCGACCGCTTGTGGCAGGAGGGCATCCTTCAGTCAGCAGTGTTGAGTGGCAAAGAACAGGAAGGTGCCAAGTTCTCTGACTATTTCGAGCACAGTGAGCCGCTGGTCAAGGTGCCATCTCATCGCGCTATGGCCATGTTCCGCGGACGCAACGAAGGCGCGCTGTCGCTGGCGTTGAAATTCCCTGAAGAGATTGAAGGACTGACCTCGCCTGCCGAAGCCGCCATTGCTAAAGCCGCAGGCATCGCGTCCGAGTCTGGCTGTGCGGCCGATGCATGGTTGAAGGAAGTGGTGCGCTGGACATGGCGCGTCAAGCTGTACACTCGTCTTGAAACCGAACTGTTTGGCCGCCTGCGTGAGCAGGCTGAAAGTGCCGCGATCCAGGTGTTTGCCGAGAACCTCAATGACCTGTTGCTGGCCGCGCCTGCTGGTGCGCGTCCGACGCTGGGCCTTGACCCGGGGTTGCGTACCGGGGTGAAGGTGGCGGTGATCGACGCCACGGGCAAGTTCGTCGACCATGCGACCATCTACCCGCATGCGCCGCACAAAAAGTGGGACCAAGCGCTGCAGGTGCTGTCTGGGCTATGCCTGAAAC harbors:
- the hslO gene encoding Hsp33 family molecular chaperone HslO, whose product is MTKMFTDHLQRFLFDDTDVRGEIVSLEQTWRHVQDRHHYPDVIAMRLGELLSAAALLTATLKLDGIMTIEVRGAGPVTLLMAESSPGNGDLEQQLRGIARWDEDAELSQDMSLAELLGNGQIVITLDPRNGKRYQGIVALEQDTLAGCLEHYFMQSEQLPTRLWLAADGERSAGLLLQQLPQSDTQDADAWPRLSMLADTVTSEELLTLEAEPLLFRLFNEEQTRVFTPVPVAFGCTCSRERFAQALGRIDPDELRSIVEEQGQIDTHCHFCNTHYAFTAADVESLIESPEAPSPTVH